From Micromonospora auratinigra:
CGGCGTCCTCGGAGAACGGCTTGCACCGCCCGTCGGTGGCCAGGCCGCGCTGCCGGCTGAACGCCACGAACGCCCCGGGGGTCGACATCACGGTCACGCCGCCGGCCAGCGCCAGCCCGCACTCCCGGCGGCGCAGCGCGTGCGCGGCCAGGTGCAGCGCGACCAGCGACGACGAGCAGGCGGTGTTGACGGTGACCGCCGGCCCCTCCAACCCCAGGCTGTACGACACCCGCCCGGAGATGACCGCCCCGGAGCTGCCGGTGCTCAGGTACGCCTCGACCGGCTCGGGCAGCACGGTCAGCCGGTCCCAGTAGTCCTGCCCGCCGCAGCCGACGAAGACGCCGGTCGGGCTGCCGCGCAGCGCGTCCGGGTTGATGCCGGCCCGCTCGCACGCCTCCCAGCTCGCCTCCAGCACCAGGCGCTGCTGCGGGTCCATGGCGAGCGCCTCGCGGGGCGAGATGCCGAAGAACTCGGCGTCGAACTCGTCGGCGTCGTGCACGAAGCCGCCCTGCTGCACGTAGCTGCTGCCGGCGGCGGACGGGTCGGCGTCGTACAGGGCGGTGGTGTCCCAGCCCCGGTCGGTGGGGAAGTCGCCGATGGCGTCGACCCCGTCGGCGACCAGCCGCCACAGCTCCTCGGGCGAGCCGACGCCGCCCGGGTAGCGGCAGGCCATCCCGACGATCGCGACGGGCTCCTGTTCCTGCGACTCGACCTCGCGCAGCCGTTCGCGGGTGCGGTGCAGGTCGGCGGTGACCCGCTTCAGGTACTCGAGGAGCTTCTCTTCGTTCGCCATCGGGGACCTCACATCGTTGCCGTCGGGACACGTGCCGGGGGTGGGGGCAGGACGGCTCAGGTCATCCCGAGTTCCTTGTCGATCAGGTCGAAGACGTCGTCGGCGGAGGCGCTCTCCAACCGGTCGACCAGGGTGGCGCCGGCGGACGCGCCGAGGGTCTCGTTGAGCTTGGCCAGCAGCGACTGGAGCCGGACGGTGACCCGGTCGCGTTCGATCTCCTCGGCGGTCAGGCCCGCCACGGTCACCTCCAGCCGGTCCAGTTCGGCCAGCAGGCTGCCGGCGGCGCCGTCCCCGGCGTACCCGAGTTCGGTGCGCAGCTGGTCCGCGAGGGCGACCGGCGTCGGGTGGTCGAAGACCAGGGTGGCGGAGAGCCGGACCCCGGCGGCGGCGCTGAGCCGGTTGCGCAGCTCCACCGCGGTGACCGAGTCCATGCCGAGTTCCTTGAACGCGCGCTGCGCCTCGACGGCGTCGGCGTCGGCGTAGCCGAGCACGGCGGCCACGTTGGTGCGGACCGTGTCGAGCAGCACCGCGCGCTGCTCGGCCTCGGGCAGTGCGGCGAGCCGGTCGGCGAGCGCCGACGCGGATCCGGTGTCGGCGGCCCCGGTGGGTTCGGGGGCGGCGTCGGGCAGCGCGGCGAGCAGCGGCCGGGGCCGGGCCAGGGTGTAGATCGGGGCGAACCTGGGCCAGTCGAGGTCGGCGACGACCAGGTGGCTCTCGTCGTGGTCGAGCGCCTGCTGGAGCGCGCCGACGGCGAGCCGGGGGTCCATCACGCCGACGCCGAGCCGGTCCAGGTGGGCACCCACCTCGCCGCCGGCCATGCCGCCGCCCCCGCCCCAGCTGCCCCAGGCCACCGAGGTGGCGACCGCGCCACGGCTGCGCCGCTGCTGGGCCAGCGCGTCGAGGTAGGCGTTGGCGGTGGCGTAGCCGGCCTGCCCGGCGCTGCCCCAGACGGCCGCGCCGGAGGAGAAGAGCACGAACGCGTCGAGCGGCCGGTCGGCGAGCAGCCCGTCGAGGTGGGTCGCGCCGCGCACCTTGGCCCGGCACACGTCGGCGAAGTCGTCGAGGCTGGTCTCGCCGAGCGGCCGTTCCGGGTGCAGCACCCCGGCGGCGTGGAAGACGGCGGTGAGGTCGTCGCCCAGCTCGGCGACGAGCGCGCCGACCGCGTCCCGGTCGGCGACGTCGCACGCCACCACCTGGACCTGGGGCAGCCGGGCGGTCAGCTCGGCCGCGCCGGGGGCGTCCGGTCCCCGCCGGCTGGCCAGCACGACCCGCTCGGCGCCCTGCCCGACCAGCCATTCGGTGACGTGCCCGCCGACGCCGCCGGTGCCGCCGGTGACCAGCACGGTGCCGGTGGGCCGCCAGCGCCGCTCGGGCGGGCCGGTGACCGGCCGGCGGACCATCCGGCGGGCCAGCGTCCCGGCCGGCCGGATCGCGACCTGGTCCTCGCCGCCGCCGGTCAGCACGTCGACGAGGCGGTCGGTGGTCTGCGGCGTCCACTCGGCGGGCAGGTCGACCAGGCCGCCCCACCAGCCCGGGTAGTCGAGGGAGAGCACGGTGCCCAGGCCCCAGAGCGCGCCCTGGGCGGGCTGCGGCACGGCCTCGGCCGGGTTGACGCCGACGCCGCGGGAGGTGACGCACCAGAGCCGGGCGGGGGCGTCGGTGGCGGCCAGCGCGTGCACCAGGGAGACCGTCGCGGTGGTGCCGGCGGTCAGGCCGGCGCCGAGCGGGTCGGGGGCGTCGTCGAGGGCGAGCAGCGAGAGCACCCCGGCGGGGGCCGGCCGGCCGGTGACGTCGCCGCCGAGGATCGTCTCCACCCGCGCGCCGCGCGCCGCCAGCCCGTCCACGACGGTACGCAGCCGGTCGTCGTCGGTCAGCGCCGGCGGGGCGACGACCCACCAGGTGCCGTCGAGCGTCCCGCCGGTGGGCACCTCGGCGGGCTGCCACCGGACCCGGTAGCGCCAGCCGTCCACGGTGGCCGCGTCGCGCTGCCGGGACCGCCAGGTGCTCAGGCCGGGCAGCACCTCGCCGGCCAGCCCGGCATCGACGCCGAGGCCGTCGGCGAGGGCGGTCACGTCGCCGCGTTCCACCGCGTCCCAGAAGCCGCCGTCGGGGGTGGACTCCGGGGCCGGGCCGGCGGCGGTCGGCGCGATCCAGTACCGCTCGTGCCGGAAGGCGTACGTGGGCAGGTCGGCGCGGCGGGTGCCGGGCAGCGCGGCGGCCCAGTCCACGTGGTGCCCGCGCACCTGCAGTTCGGCCAGGGAGGTGAGCAGCCGGTCCAGGCCGCCGTCGTCGCGGCGCAGGGTGCCGGTGACCACCACCGGCCGCTCGGCGGACTCCAGCGTCTCCTGCATGCCCATGCCGAGCACCGGGTGCGGGCTGACCTCCACGTACCCGGTCCAGCCCTGGGCGGCGAGGGCCCGGATCGCCGGGTCGAAGCGGACGGTGTTGCGCAGGTTGTCGTACCAGTAGCGGGCGTCCAGGCCGGCGGTGTCGACCCAGTCGCCGGTGACCGTGGAGAGCATCCGGATGGTGCCGGTGCGCGGGTTGATCGGGGCGAGGTCCTCCAGCAGCCGGTGCTCCAGCGTCTCCACCTGCGCCGAGTGGGAGGCGTAGTCGACGGCGACCTGCTTGACCCGGATGCCCTCGGCGCTCAGCTCGGCGATCAGCTCGCGCAGCGCCTCCGGGGTGCCGGAGACCACCGCCGAGCCGGCGCCGTTGACCACGGCCAGCGAGATGTCCCCGGCCCAGCGGGCGATCCGCTCCTCGACCCGGTCGGCGGGCAGCCCGACGGAGACCATGCCGCCCCGGCCGGCGAGCTTCTCGCCGATGGCGCGGCTGCGCAGGGTGACCACCCGGGCCCCGTCGGCCAGCGAGAGGCCGCCGGCCACGCAGGCGGCGGCGATCTCGCCCTGCGAGTGGCCGATGACCGCGTCGGGTTCGACGCCGTACGCCCGCCAGGTGGCGGCGAGCGAGACCATCATCGCCCACAGGGCGGGCTGCACCACGTCCACCCACTCCAGCGAGGGGGCGCCGGGCACGCCGCGGACCACGTCGAGCAGGTCCCAGTCGACGTACGCGCGCAGTTCGGCGGCGCACCGGGTCAGGTGCGCCGCGAAGACCGGCGAGGAGTCGAGCAGGGCGGCGGCCATGCCGACCCACTGGGCGCCCTGGCCGGGGAAGACGAAGACCACCCGGCCGTCCGCGTCGGCGACCCCGGTGACGGCGGCGGGCGAGGGCTGGCCGGCGGTGAGCGCGGTGAGCGCGGCGCGCAGCTGCGGCAGGGTCCCGCCGACGAGCACGGCCCGGTGGTCGAGCCGGGCCCGGCCGGCCAGGGTACGGCCCACCGCGGCGAGGTCCACCTCCCGCCCGTCCAGGTGCGCCAGCAGCTGCTCGGCCTGGGCGGGCAGCGCCGCTGCGGTGTGCCCGGAGAGCACCCAGGGCACCACCGCCGGGGTGGCCGGCTCGTCGGCCTCCTCGGCCGGTGGGGCCTCCTCCAGGACCACGTGCGCGTTGGTGCCGCTGATGCCGAAGGAGGAGACGCCGCAGCGCCGGGCCCGGCCGGTCGCCGGCCAGTCGACCGGCTCGGTGAGCAGCCGTACCGTGCCCGGCGACCAGTCGATCTCGCCGCTGGGCTCGTCGACGTGCAGGGTGCGCGGCAGCAATCCGTGCCGCATCGCCTGCACCATCTTGATCACCCCGCCGACCCCGGCGGCGGCCTGCGAGTGGCCGATGTTGGACTTGAGCGAGCCGAGCCAGAGCGGCCGGTCCACGGGCCGGTCCCGCCCGTACGTGGCGAACAGCGCCTGCGCCTCGATCGGGTCGCCGAGCTTCGTGCCGGTGCCGTGCGCCTCGACCGCGTCGACCTCCGGCGCGGTGAGCCGGGCGTTGGCCAGCGCGGCCCGGATGACCCGGCGCTGCGAGGGGCCGTTCGGCGCGGTGAGGCCGTTGGACGCGCCGTCCTGGTTGATCGCGGAGCCCCGGATCACGGCGAGCACCGGGTGGCCGTGCCGGCGGGCGTCGGAGAGCCGCTCCAGCACCAGCGCGCCGGCGCCCTCGGCCCAGCCGGTGCCGTCGGCGGTGGCGGCGAACGACCGGCACCGCCCGTCGGAGGAGAGCGCCCGCTGCCGGGAGAACTCGACGAACGCGTCCGGGGTGCCGATCACGGTGACGCCACCGGCGACGGCGAGCGACGACTCGCCGGAGCGCAGCGACTGGCAGGCCCAGTGCAGGGCGACCAGCGACGACGAGCAGCCGGTGTCGACGGTGACCGCCGGCCCCTCCAGCCCGAGGGTGTACGAGAGCCGGCCGGAGACGATGCTGCCGGCGCCCCAGCTGTTCGGGTAGTCGTGGTAGACGACGCCGGTGAAGACCGCGGTGGGGCTGCCCTTGAGCGAGGTCGGGTCGATCCCGGCGCGCTCCAGCGCCTCCCACGAGGTCTCCAGGAACAGCCGCTGCTGCGGGTCCATCTCGGCGGCCTCGCGGGGCGAGATGCCGAAGAAGGTGGGGTCGAACGCGGGCGCGTCGTAGAGGAAGCCGCCCTCGCGGACGTAGCTGGTGCCGGGGTGCTCGGGGTCGGGGTGGTAGAGGCGGTCGAGGTCCCAGCCGCGGTCGGTGGGCATGCCGGCGATGGCGTCGGTGCCGGCCGCGACGAGGTCCCAGAGCGCCTCGGGCGAGCCGACGCCGCCGGGGTAGCGGCAGCCCATGCCGACGATCGCGATCGGCTCGGCGGCCTTGTCCTCCAGGTCGCGCAGCCGCTCGCTGGTCTCGTGCAGGTCGGCCGTGACCCGCCGCAGGTAGTCACGAAGCTTCTGTTCGTTGGACATCAGGAACCCATTCGTGGACGTGGCCGGCAGGTCAGGAGGTGCCGAACTTGCTGTCGATGAAGTCGAAGAGGTCGTCGTCGGAGGCGGTGTCCAGCTCGGCGGTGACGGTGGCGACGTCGTCCGGGCGCTGGCCGGTCTGCCACGCCGCGAGCAGGGCACGGAGCCGCTCCCCCACGCCGGCCCGGGTGCTTTCGTCGAGGGCGGCGACGGCGTCGGCGCTGGTCAGGGCCGCCTGGATCCGGTCGAGGTCGTCGAGCAGGGTCGCCCCGCCGGCGTCGTCGGGCACCAGCTCGGTGAGCAGCTGCTGGGCCAGTTCGGTGGGGGTCGGGTGGTCGAAGACGAGGGTGGCGGGCAGCCGGAGCGCGGTCTCGGCGGCGAGCCGGTTGCGCAGTTCGACGGCGGTCAGCGAGTCGAAGCCGGCCTCCTTGAACGCGCGCTCGGGGTCGACGTCGCCGCCGGAGGCGTACCCGAGGACCGCCGCGACCTGGTCGCGGACCAGCGCCAGCACGGTGTCGAGGCGGTCCGGGGCGGGCATCGCGGCGAGTCGGCCGGCCAGGTCGGCGGTGGAGGTGGCGGCGGCCGTCACGGCGGGCGCGGTCGCCGGGTTGGCGTCGGGCAGCGCGGCGAGCAGCGGGCGGGGCCGGGCCAGGGTGTAGACGGGGGTGAAGGTGGTCCAGTCGATGTCGGCGACCACGAGGTGGCTCTCGTCGTGGTCGAGGGCCTGCCGCAGCGCCTCGACGGCGAGCCGGGGGTCCATCGGCGGGGTGCCCTGCCGGCGCAGGTGGACGGTGGCCTCGTCGTCGGCCATGCCGCCGCCGGCCCAGCTGCCCCAGTTGACGGCGGTGGCGGTGCGGCCCTGCCCGCGCCGCCCGTGGGCGAGCGCGTCGAGGTACGCGTTGGCGGTGCCGTACGCGGCCTGCCCGGCGCTGCCCCAGACGGCCGCGCCGGAGGAGAAGAGCACGAACGCGTCCAGCGGCCGGTCGGTGAGCAGGTCGTCGAGGTGGGTGGCGCCGAGCACCTTGGCCCGGCACACCGCGGCGAACTCCTCCGGGGTGGTCTCGGGCAGCGACTTCTCCTGGTGCAGCACCCCGGCGGCGTGGAAGACGGCGGTCAGGTCGTCGCCGAGCTCGGCCAGCAGCGCGGCCACCGCCTCCCGGTCGGTGACGTCGCACGCCACCACCCGCGCACCCGGCAGCCGGCCGGTCAACTCGGCGGCACCCGGCGCGGCCGGGCCACGCCGGCTGGCCAGCACCACCCGCTGCGCGCCCAGATCCAGCAGCCACTCGGTCAGATGCGCCCCGATCCCCCCGGTGCCACCGGTGACCAGCACCGTGCCGGTGGGCCGCCACCGGCGATCCGGCGTGCCGGCCACCGGCCAGCGCACCAACCGCCGCGCCAGCACCCCGGCCGGCCGTACCGCCACCTGGTCCTCGACCCCACCGGCCAACACGTCGACGACCCGGTCGGCGTGCTCGCCGGCCCAGTCGGCAGGCAGGTCGACCAGGCCACCCCACCAGTCGGGGTAGTCGAGGGAGAGCACGGTGCCGAGGCCCCAGAGCGCGCCCCGGGCGGGGTGCGGCAGCGACTCGAACCGGTCGACGGCGACGCCGCCGGCGGTCAGGCACCAGAGCCGGCCGGCGAAGGCGGTGGCGGTGAGGTTCCGGACCAGGTCGACGGTCGCGGTGACGCCGGCGGTGAGCCCGGCCCCGAGCGGGTCGGGGGCGTCGTCGAGGGCGAGCAGGGACACCACCCCGGCGGGGGTGTCGCGTCCGGTCACGTCGGCGCCGGTGCCGGTGACGACCTCGGCGCCGCGCGCGGCCAGCGCGTCGGCGACGGCCCGGGTCCGGGGGTCGTCGGCCAGCGCCTCGGGTACGACCACCCACCAGGTCCCGGCCGGTGCGCCCCCGGTGGGTAGGTCGGTGGAGCGCCACACCAGCCGGTAGCGCCAACTGTCGACGGTGGTGGCGTCGCGGTGCCGGGCCCGCCAGGTGGCGAGGCCGGGCAGCACCTCGCCGATGGTGCCGGCGGGGACGCCGAGGCCGTCGGCGAGGCCGTCGACGTCGCCGCGGTCGACGGCGTCCCAGAACCCGCCGTCGGTGCCGGTGTCGCCGCTGTCGGTGCCGGCGGTCGGGGTGATCCAGTACCGCTGGTGCTGGAAGGCGTAGGTGGGCAGGTCGACCTGCCGCCCGCCGGGGTGGATGGCCGTCCAGTCGAGGTCGAGTCCGGTGGTCCAGGCCTGGGCCATGCCGGTGGCGTACGCAGTGACCTGTTCGCGGTCGCGGCGTTGCAGCGGGATCGCGGCGGCGTCCGGGGCGCAGTCGGCGACCATCGCGGTCAGCACACTGTCGGGTCCGATCTCGACGAACCGGGTCACTCCCCGCTCGTGCAGGGCACGCACCGCGTCGGCGAAGCGGACCGTGCCCCGCACCTGCCCCTGCCAGTAGCCGGCGTCGGCCAACTCCTCGTCGGTGACGAGGGTGCCGGTGGCGGTGGACACCAGCGGAATGCCCGCCGGGTTGGCGGTGACACCGCTCAGGACCTGGCCGTAGTCGACGAGCATCGGGTCCATCAGGTGCGAGTGGAACGCGTGCGACACCCGCAACCGCCGCGTCCTCACATCGAGACGCGCTTCGAGAGCCGCGATCTGCTCCTCCGTGCCCGACACCACCACCGCACGCGGCCCGTTGACCGCCGCCACGTCGATACCGTCGAGGTCGAGCTCGTCCAGCGGGGCGGCAATCGCCAGCATCACCCCACCGGCGGGCAACGCCTGCATGAGCGTGCCCCGGGCGGCCACCACTCGGCACGCGTCCTGAAGGGACCACACCCCGGCCACGTGCGCCGCAGCCAGCTCACCGATCGAGTGACCCGCCACGAAGTCCGGCCTCAGCCCCCACGACTCGGCCAGGCGGAACAGCGCCACCTCGACCGCGAACAACGCCGGCTGAGTCCACCCCGTCTGATCCAGCACACCATCGGGGTCGGTGAACATCACCTGCCGCAGATCGCCATCGAGCAGCGGCGCGAACGCCGCACACACCTCATCGAGGGCGGACGCGAACACCGGGAACACCTCCGCCAGATCCCGGCCCATCCCGACGCGCTGCGCACCCTGACCGGTGAACAACACCGCCGTCCGGCCCGTGGTGACCCGGCCGGTCGGGCCGCCGCCGGCGGCGAGCGCGTCCAGGCCGGTGGCGAAGTCGGTGTCGGGTCCCCCGACCACGACGCCCCGGTGGTCGAGGGCGGCCCGCCCGGCGGCCAGCGAGAAGCCGACGTCGACCGGCCGCTCGTCGGTCAGGTACGCCCGCAGCCGGCCGGCCTGCGCGGCGAGCGCCCCGGCGGAGCGGCCGGACACCGGCCAGAGCACCACCGGCGGCTCGACCGCGGCCGGCGCGGGCGGAGCCTCGACCGGCGGAGCCTCCTCCACGATCACGTGCGCGTTGGTGCCGCTGATGCCGAACGACGAGATGCCGGCCCGGCGGGGCTGCCCGGTCGCGGGCCACGGCACCGGCTCGGTGAGCAGCCGGACGTCCCCGGCCGACCAGTCGACCTGCGCGGACGGCACCTCGGCGTGCAGGGTGCGGGGCAGCAGCCCGTGCCGCAGCGCCTGCACCATCTTGATCACGCCGGCCATGCCGGCGGCGGCCTGCGCGTGGCCGATGTTCGACTTGATCGACCCGAGCCACAGCGGCCGGTCCCGGTCCCGCCCGTACGTGGTCAACAGCGCCTGGGCCTCGATCGGGTCGCCGAGGGTGGTGCCGGTGCCGTGCGCCTCGACCACGTCCACGTCGGCCGGTTCGAGGCGGGCGTTGGCCAGCGCGGCGCGGATCACCCGCTGCTGGGCCGGGCCGTTGGGCGCGGTGAGGCCGTTGGACGCACCGTCCTGGTTGACCGCTGAGCCACGGAGCACGCCGAGCACCGGGTGGCCGTGGCGACGGGCGTCGGAGAGGCGTTCCAGGACCAGCACGCCGGCCCCCTCGGCCCAGCCGGTGCCGTCGGCGGCGTCCGAGAAGGACTTGCAGCGGCCGTCGGGGGCGAGGCCGCGCTGGCGGCTGAACGCCACGAACGGGGTCGGGTTCGACATCACCAGCACGCCGCCGGCGATCGCGGTGGCGCACTCCCCCGCCCGCAGCGCCTGGGCGGCCAGGTGCAGCGCCACCAGCGACGAGGAGCAGGCGGTGTCGACGGTCATCGACGGTCCCTCGAATCCGAAGGCGTAGGACACCCGACCGGAGATGACCGACGCGGAGCTGCCGGTGCTCAGGTACGCCTCGGACTCGGCGGGGGCGAGGCCGAGCAGGTCGCCGTAGTCCTGCGCACCGGAGCCGACGAAGACGCCGACCGGTTCGCCGCGCAGCGTCTCCGGGTCCAGCCCGGCCCGCTCGCAGGCCTCCCAGGTGAGTTCCAGCATCAGCCGCTGCTGCGGGTCCATGGTGATCGCCTCGCGGGGCGAGATGCCGAAGAACTCGGCGTCGAAGGCGCCCGCGTCGTAGACAAAGCCGCCGGAGCGGACGTAGCTGGTGCCGGGCCGGTCGGGGTCGGCGTCGAAGAGAGCGTCGGCGTCCCAGCCCCGGTCGACGGGGAAGGCGCTGATCGCGTCGGTGCCGGTGGCGACGAGCTGCCACAGCTCTTCCGGGGAGCGGACGCCGCCCGGGTAGCGGCAGCTCATACCGACGATCGCGACGGGCTCGTCGGGGGTGAGCGGGGTGCCGGCGGTGGGGCCGGCGGGGCCGGCGGTGGTGCCGACGAGTTCGTCGTACAGGTGGCGGGCCAGCACGGCGGGGGTCGGGTAGTCGTAGACCATCGTGGCGGGCAGCCGCAGTCCGACGGCCGCGCCGAGCGCGTTGCGCAGTTCCACCGCGGTCAGCGAGTCGAAGCCCAGTTCGCGGAAGGGGCGTTGGGCGTCCACGGTGGTGCCGGCGGGGTGGCCGAGGACGGCGGCGACGTGGGTGCGGACGGTGTCCAGCAGGTACGGCAGCCGGTCGGCGTCGGGCAGGTCGGCGAGCCCGGACGTGTCCCGGGGCGCGGTCGGTTCGGCGGCGGGGGCGGGCCGGCTGTCGGGCAGCGCGGCGAGCAGCGGCCGGGGCCGGGCCAGCGTGTAGATCGGGGTGAACCGGGCCCAGTCAATGTCGGTGACCACGAGGTGGCTCTCGTCGTGGTCGAGGATCTGCTGCAACGCACCGAGCGCCAGCCGGGGCTCCATCGGCGGGGTGCCCTGTCGCAGCAGCTGCGCGGTGGCCTCGGCGTCGACCATCCCGCCGCCGCCCCAGGTGCCCCAGGCCACGGAGGTGGCGACCAGGCCGGCGCGGCGGCGCTGGTGGGCCAGCGCGTCGAGGAAGGCGTTGCCGGTGCCGTACGCGGCCTGCCCGGCGCTGCCCCAGACGGCCGCGCCGGAGGCGAAGAGCACGAAGGCGTCGAGGGTACGGCCGTCGAGCAGCGCGTCGAGGTGGGTGGCGCCGAGCACCTTGGCCCGGCAGACGGCGGCGAAGTCGTCGAGGCTCGTCTGCCCGAGCGGTGTGGGTTCGTCGAGGACCCCGGCGGCGTGGAAGACGGCGGTCAGGTCGTCGCCGAGCTCGGCCAGCAGCGCGGCCACCGCCTCCCGGTCGGTGACGTCGCACGCCACCACCCGCGCACCCGGCAGCCGGTCGGTCAACTCGGCGGCACCCGGCGCGGCCGGGCCACGCCGGCTGGCCAGCACCACCCGCTGCGCGCCCTGATCCAGCAGCCACTCGGTCAGATGCGCCCCGATCCCCCCGGTGCCACCGGTGACCAGCACCGTGCCGGTGGGCCGCCACCGGCGATCCGGCGTGCCGGCCACCGGCCAGCGCACCAACCGCCGCGCCAGCACCCCGGCCGGCCGTACCGCCACCTGGTCCTCGACCCCACCGGCCAACACGTCGACGACCCGGTCGGCGTGCTCGCCGGCCCAGTCGGCAGGCAGGTCGACCAGGCCACCCCACCAGTCGGGGTAGTCGAGGGAGAGGACGGTGCCGAGGCCCCAGAGGCCCGCCTGCGCGGCGTGCGGCAGGTCCTCGTACCGGTCGACGGCGACGCCACCGGCGGTCAGGCACCAGAGCCGGCCGGCGAACCCGGCGGCGGCGAGCGCGTGCACCAGGCGGACGGTGTC
This genomic window contains:
- a CDS encoding type I polyketide synthase; amino-acid sequence: MANDDKLRTFLKRATAELQQANRRLREVEGRDQEPIAIVGMGCRYPGGVRSPEDLWRLVAEGTDAISGFPTDRGWDVEGVYDPEPGKPGRSYTRHGGFLPDAADFDPGFFGMSPREALETDPQQRLLLEVSWEAFEHGGLDPVALKGSATGVFVGVMHHDYVDSTTSGSLVSGRVAYTLGLEGPAITVDTACSSSSVAMHLACQSLRKEECGLALAGGVAVMATPQLFVEFSRQRALSPDGRCRSFGDGADGAAWSEGAGVLVLERLSDARRHGHRVFGVIRGSAVNQDGASNGLTAPNGPAQQRVIRAALANARLGTGDVDAVEAHGTGTTLGDPIEAQALLATYGRDREQPLWLGSIKSNIGHAQAAAGVAGVIKMVQALRHGVLPRTLHAETPSRQVDWAGGDVRLLHEPVDWPAGERPRRAGVSSFGISGTNVHLIVEEAPVADEVPAPAAAPVTLWPVSGRSPEGLALQAARIAEFCLGTDENPVDVGFTLGAGRAGLEFRGVAVGREPAELTAGLDALAAGAGLSGRVTTGRTAVLFTGQGAQRVGMGRDLAAVFPVFASALDEVCAAFAPLLGGDLRQVIFSDPDGVLDETGWTQPALFAVEVALFRLAESWGLRPDFVAGHSIGELAAAHVAGVWSLDDACRVVAARGTLMQALPAGGVMLAIGAPLGELDLDGIDVAAVNGPRAVVVSGTEEQITALEARLDVKTRRLRVSHAFHSHLMDPMLADYGQVLSGVTANPVGIPLVSTATGTLATDEELGDAGYWQGQVRGTVRFADAVRALHERGVTRFVEIGPDSVLTAMVTDCAPDAAAIPLQRRDREQVTAYATGMARAWTSGIDLDWAAIHPGGRQVDLPTYAFQHRRYWLEAPTAAPATTTDGWRYRVAWRPGEPPTGGTLTGDWWLVTPAPLTGDERVTALADALGARGATVRLRTLDDLADAGGPAGVVSLLGLDDTPDPLGAGLSAGVTDTVRLVHALAAAGFAGRLWCLTAGGVAVDRYEDLPHAAQAGLWGLGTVLSLDYPDWWGGLVDLPADWAGEHADRVVDVLAGGVEDQVAVRPAGVLARRLVRWPVAGTPDRRWRPTGTVLVTGGTGGIGAHLTEWLLDQGAQRVVLASRRGPAAPGAAELTDRLPGARVVACDVTDREAVAALLAELGDDLTAVFHAAGVLDEPTPLGQTSLDDFAAVCRAKVLGATHLDALLDGRTLDAFVLFASGAAVWGSAGQAAYGTGNAFLDALAHQRRRAGLVATSVAWGTWGGGGMVDAEATAQLLRQGTPPMEPRLALGALQQILDHDESHLVVTDIDWARFTPIYTLARPRPLLAALPDSRPAPAAEPTAPRDTSGLADLPDADRLPYLLDTVRTHVAAVLGHPAGTTVDAQRPFRELGFDSLTAVELRNALGAAVGLRLPATMVYDYPTPAVLARHLYDELVGTTAGPAGPTAGTPLTPDEPVAIVGMSCRYPGGVRSPEELWQLVATGTDAISAFPVDRGWDADALFDADPDRPGTSYVRSGGFVYDAGAFDAEFFGISPREAITMDPQQRLMLELTWEACERAGLDPETLRGEPVGVFVGSGAQDYGDLLGLAPAESEAYLSTGSSASVISGRVSYAFGFEGPSMTVDTACSSSLVALHLAAQALRAGECATAIAGGVLVMSNPTPFVAFSRQRGLAPDGRCKSFSDAADGTGWAEGAGVLVLERLSDARRHGHPVLGVLRGSAVNQDGASNGLTAPNGPAQQRVIRAALANARLEPADVDVVEAHGTGTTLGDPIEAQALLTTYGRDRDRPLWLGSIKSNIGHAQAAAGMAGVIKMVQALRHGLLPRTLHAEVPSAQVDWSAGDVRLLTEPVPWPATGQPRRAGISSFGISGTNAHVIVEEAPPVEAPPAPAAVEPPVVLWPVSGRSAGALAAQAGRLRAYLTDERPVDVGFSLAAGRAALDHRGVVVGGPDTDFATGLDALAAGGGPTGRVTTGRTAVLFTGQGAQRVGMGRDLAEVFPVFASALDEVCAAFAPLLDGDLRQVMFTDPDGVLDQTGWTQPALFAVEVALFRLAESWGLRPDFVAGHSIGELAAAHVAGVWSLQDACRVVAARGTLMQALPAGGVMLAIAAPLDELDLDGIDVAAVNGPRAVVVSGTEEQIAALEARLDVRTRRLRVSHAFHSHLMDPMLVDYGQVLSGVTANPAGIPLVSTATGTLVTDEELADAGYWQGQVRGTVRFADAVRALHERGVTRFVEIGPDSVLTAMVADCAPDAAAIPLQRRDREQVTAYATGMAQAWTTGLDLDWTAIHPGGRQVDLPTYAFQHQRYWITPTAGTDSGDTGTDGGFWDAVDRGDVDGLADGLGVPAGTIGEVLPGLATWRARHRDATTVDSWRYRLVWRSTDLPTGGAPAGTWWVVVPEALADDPRTRAVADALAARGAEVVTGTGADVTGRDTPAGVVSLLALDDAPDPLGAGLTAGVTATVDLVRNLTATAFAGRLWCLTAGGVAVDRFESLPHPARGALWGLGTVLSLDYPDWWGGLVDLPADWAGEHADRVVDVLAGGVEDQVAVRPAGVLARRLVRWPVAGTPDRRWRPTGTVLVTGGTGGIGAHLTEWLLDLGAQRVVLASRRGPAAPGAAELTGRLPGARVVACDVTDREAVAALLAELGDDLTAVFHAAGVLHQEKSLPETTPEEFAAVCRAKVLGATHLDDLLTDRPLDAFVLFSSGAAVWGSAGQAAYGTANAYLDALAHGRRGQGRTATAVNWGSWAGGGMADDEATVHLRRQGTPPMDPRLAVEALRQALDHDESHLVVADIDWTTFTPVYTLARPRPLLAALPDANPATAPAVTAAATSTADLAGRLAAMPAPDRLDTVLALVRDQVAAVLGYASGGDVDPERAFKEAGFDSLTAVELRNRLAAETALRLPATLVFDHPTPTELAQQLLTELVPDDAGGATLLDDLDRIQAALTSADAVAALDESTRAGVGERLRALLAAWQTGQRPDDVATVTAELDTASDDDLFDFIDSKFGTS